GTAAGCTGTTTCGAGAGCAACTGTACCGAAAACATTCGACATCCCTAAGCCCAAAGAGTTCAGCATGTTTGAGTATTCGTCGAGAAGTCTTCTGTTTGAAGAGATCACTGCTGCAGATGAAAGCCCTGCGAGATTAAAGGTCTTGCTTGGCGCCAAACAAGTCAACGTGATAGATGATGAACTTTCAGAAATCGCCGCGGTTGGAATATGTTTGCAGTTGCCAAAAACCAGGTCTGAATGGATCTCGTCTGATACTATTAGCACGTTTTTCCTGAAACAAATATCAGTGAGTCTAGAAAGCTCATCTTCCTTCCATACTCTTCCAACCGGGTTGTGAGGACTACAGAGAATAAGAATCTTCGTTCTTGAATCGATCTTCTTCTCAAGATCATCAAAATCCATTGTGTAATGTAAACCGGATTCTTTCAAAGGGTTCCGAACCATCTGGCGTCCTGTCTCTGTAATCGCTTTGAAGAAAGGATAGTAGACTGGAGTTTGGACAATCACTTTGTCACCTGGATGGGAAAACGCCATCACCGCTATGTGAACTGCCGCTACTACTCCCGGTGCATGTGAAATCCATTCCTTTTCGATTTTCCATCCATGTCTCTTATTGAGCCATCTTACAATCGATTCGTAATATCCGTCTGATCTCGCAGTATAACCATAGATGCCGTGTCTAGCTCTGGCAACTATCGCTTCAATAACTTCGGGAGGTGACTCAAAGTCCATGTCGGCAACCCACATAGGTAGCAAATCATTCCGCCCAAAGAAAAGGTTGGCGTGGTCCCATTTTATGCAATTCGTTCCTCTTCTTTCGATAACTCTGTCAAAGTTGTACTTCACATCTTCCCTCCGTCATCCACGAAATTGTTAGCCGGCTACTGCGGGTTCTTCGGCAGAGCTCCCCGGAATGCCAATTGTTATACAGGCAGATTACTCAATGAAGGGGATGTCATCACCAGAGTAAAGATAGTCCGGGATTTCAGGCTCTGGATATTCAGACCTGATTTTCTCTTTGATCTGGTTAAGATAACCTTCCGCAGTAGAACGCCATGTGTATTTCTCAGTAACACGGTCAATACCTCTCGAGCTCAATTCATTCCAGAAATCTTCACTGGTGAAAAGGACCCTTTTCAACCCTCTGGCGATATCATCCGTTTCAAGAGGGTCCACCAGAACTCCGTATTCAACATTGTTTTCTCTCATGCTCTCTGTAGGGCCTCCGTTAGATGTTGCAACAGCCGGTAGACCGCAGGCCATAGCCTCGATTGGGGCAAGTCCGAACGGTTCATACAGGGAAGTAAGGGCAAAAACAGATCTTCTCTTTGCCCCTATTCTGTATAGAGCTGAAAGCTCCAACTGATTCTCTATGTTCATAAAGAGGACTCTCTC
This region of Mesotoga sp. Brook.08.105.5.1 genomic DNA includes:
- a CDS encoding MalY/PatB family protein, whose product is MKYNFDRVIERRGTNCIKWDHANLFFGRNDLLPMWVADMDFESPPEVIEAIVARARHGIYGYTARSDGYYESIVRWLNKRHGWKIEKEWISHAPGVVAAVHIAVMAFSHPGDKVIVQTPVYYPFFKAITETGRQMVRNPLKESGLHYTMDFDDLEKKIDSRTKILILCSPHNPVGRVWKEDELSRLTDICFRKNVLIVSDEIHSDLVFGNCKHIPTAAISESSSSITLTCLAPSKTFNLAGLSSAAVISSNRRLLDEYSNMLNSLGLGMSNVFGTVALETAYNHGEKWLEELLKYINANFEYMRDFLKTNYSEVRVTELEGTYLAWVDFRATGMSVEELRSFLYEKAKVGFEDGSVFGIEGEGFMRVNLACPRAILEEAMKRLMEARK